Sequence from the Qipengyuania gaetbuli genome:
GCGGCTCGGCGGCGGAATGCTGACCCATGCCTCCGACCTCGACGTGGTCTACCTCTTCACCGGGTCGCACGAGGGCGAATCCGATGGCGAGCGACCGCTCGGCGCGACGCTCTATTTCAACCGCCTCGCCCAGCGGGTGAGCGCCGCGCTGTCGGTGCCGACAGCCGAAGGTGCGCTCTACGAAGTCGACACGCGGCTGCGTCCCCAGGGCGCGCAGGGACCGCTCGCGGTGAGCCTCGATAGCTTCCTGCGCTACCAGGCCGAAGACGCTTGGACCTGGGAGCATATGGCGCTGACCCGCTCACGCGCGCTGACCGGCAGCGAGACGGCGCGGACGCAGATCGAGGAGGGCCTGCGCAAAGTGCTCTGCCGCAAGCGCAATCCGGACACGCTGAAGCAAGACCTGCTCAAGATGCGCAACGAAATGGCGGCGCACAAACCGCCGCGCGGCCCGCTCGACGCCAAGCTGCTGCGCGGCGGGCTGGTGGACCTCGAATTCGTCGTCCACTTCCTGCAATTGCGCGACGGCATCGCGCTCACCCCGCGCCTCGATGACGCCATTGCGCAGCTGGCGGCGCGCGACCTGCTGCCTGCAAGCCTTGGCGACGCGCACGACTTGATGACGCGGCTGCTGGTGGGTACGCGCCTGCTCGCCCCCGACCTCGCCGTCCCGGCAGGCCCGCAGGGCGCGATCCTCGCTCGCATCTGCCGCTGCGAGGATTTTGCGGCGCTGCGCCGGGCGTTCGACGATGCGCGGGCGGCAGTGGCACAGGCATGGACGGCCCATCTGGGCGAGACACTGGAGATGGACGAATGAGCACTTACGACGTCGGCGACGCTTTTCCCGATTTCAGCATGGAAACGCCCGATGGCGGCACAGTGACCAAGGGCGACCTATCCGGCTTGAAAGCGGTCGTCTTCTTCTATCCCAAGGACAATACGCCGGGCTGCACGACCGAGGCCAAGGACTTCAGCGCGCTCAAGGGCGAATTCGACAAGGCGGGCGTCCGCCTGCTTGGCGTCAGCAAGGATTCGCCCAAGAAGCACCAGAATTTCATCGCCAAGCACACTCTCACGGTCGACCTTGCGACCGATGCGGAGGAAGGCGGCCTGTCGGACGAACTCGGCGTGTGGACGGAAAAGCAGATGTACGGGAAGACCTACATGGGCATGGTCCGCTCAACCTTTTTGCTGGCGGGTGACGGGACCATCCTGCGCATCTGGCCCAAGGTGAAGGTCAAGGGTCACGCCGAGGAAGTGCTCGAGGCGGCAAGGGGCGCATGACGTCACGGCGGCAATCGGTTGCGGCCGCCATCCGTGCCGCGCTGCTGACCGGGGACAAGACAAGCAAGGTTTTCGCTGCAAGGCAGGTGGCGCGCAACTGGCGGCTAGGCAGGCTGGAGGCGGTCTTCGACTGCCCCATGCCCGATCGCCCCGCCTGGCCGGACGATCTGGTGCTGGCCGCCCCGGGCCAGATGCCCAAGCGCGGCAAGGGCGGGTCAGAGCGCGGGCGAATCGCCTTGTGGCACGCGCTGGCCCATATCGAATTCGTCGCCATCGACCTCGCGCTCGACATGGCCGGGCGGTTCGGCGAATCGATGGGCGAGGAGTTCGTCTCCGACTTCCTCGCGGTCGCCGCGGACGAGGCGATGCATTTCGCCTTGCTCGAGCGCAAGCTCGCGACGCTCGGTTCCTATTACGGGGCACTGCCCGCGCATGACGGCTTGTGGAGCGCCGCGCAGGACACGGCGCATGACGTCGCTGCGCGGCTCGCGATCGTGCCCATGGTACTGGAAGCGCGCGGTCTCGACGTCACGCCAGCCACGCTCGAGCGGGTGCGTGCGCAAGGGGACGAGAACGGGGCGCGAATCCTCAAACGAATCCTTGACGACGAAATCCGCCACGTCGCCTACGGCGCCAAGCACTTTCGGGCCCTTTGCAAGGCACGCGGAGAGAACCCGCCAGAATCATGGCAGAAACTCGTCCGGACGCATTTTTCGGGAGGGCTTAAGCCACCATTCAACGACTCGGCGCGTTCGACAGCCGGTCTGTCGCGGGACTTCTACGCGACTATTGCTTAGTTAACCTTTCCGCCGATAACCCAAACTCACGAGATGCCGGGGGGTTCCGGCGGAACTGAAAAACACGGTCGGCAGGGCACGGGACGCCCACTGGTCGAAAGCAAAACGGCCCCACAAAGGGGCCGACAGGACGGGTTAGCAATGATTTCCAAGCGCAGCACGATTGCAGTGACGATGCTTGCCGCAGGCATGAGCATCGCAGCCGCTCCGGCTCACGCGGAAACCAATGCGGCAGCAGCCGCGGTCGGCGCCATCGACGTGTCGAAGGTTACTGCCGAAAACGCAGGCGAAGCGGACGAACAGTTCACCGAACTTTTCGCCAAGTGGGAAAATCCGGGCCAGGCCTCGCTCCTGACCGCCGGTCCGAAGGTTTCGGTCCCCTCGCGCATGCCCCTCGAAAATACCCGCCTGACCAGCGATTACGGCATGCGCACGCATCCGGTTCTCGGTCGCCGCATGGGCCACAAGGGCGTCGACCTTGCCGCCCCGACCGGCACGCCGATCTATGCCACCGCCGACGGCGTGGTCTCGAAGGCAGAGAAATTCTCCAGCTACGGCAACTTCGTCTCGATCGAGCACGGCGCCCGCATCCAGACGCGCTATGCCCACATGTCGCGCATTGCGGTTGCCGATGGCGCCCGCGTCAAGAAGGGCGACATCATCGGTTACGTCGGTTCGACCGGCCGTTCGACCGGTCCGCACCTGCACTATGAAGTCCGCATCGACGGCAGCGCCGTCAACCCGGTTCCCTACATGGTCGAATCGTCCGCCCAGCAGGCCTTCGCGCTTGCCATCGGCGAAGGCGGCCAGGGCGGCGCAGACGAAAATTGAGGCGATAACGCCAGGGGCTTCGCGCCCTTCGGGTTCGCAGGAAGAGGCGCCGGTTCATTCCGGCGCCTTTTTTCTTGCCCGTGCGCGCCATGCAGGTAGGTTTCCTTCCGCAACCGGATGAGTCCGCCAACAGGACCGACGGCGAGGAGAGAGAAACAGGCATGCATCCAATCACGCACGCGCAGGCGCGACCCGACCATCCCGCGATCATCATGGCCGGTTCCGGCAAGATGGTCAGCTATGGCGAGATGGATGCCTACGCCAACCGCTTCGCCCAGCTGATGCGGGCGCGCGGGCTCAATCGCGGCGATCACGTCGCGATCCTGATGGAAAACAATGCCGAATACCTGCAGCTGGTCTGGGGCGCACAGCGCTGCGGCATCATGATGGTGCCGATCTCCACCCGCCTGACCGCACCCGAGATCTGCTACATCCTCGATGATGCGGGTGCGAAGCTGCTGATCACCACCCACGCCTTCGACGAAGTGATGCAGGACATCCGGCGCGAGTGCGCGGGCGTCCCCGTCCTGCTGGTCGGCGGTTCGGGCGAAGAGAGCCTCGAAGATGCACTTGCCGCCCAGCCGGCAGAGCCGATCGCGGACCCGCTGCCGGGCCAGTACATGCTTTATTCCAGCGGCACGACCGGGCGGCCCAAGGGCATCCGCCCCGCTCCGCCGGACGATGACGACGTGCTGGCCGTGACGCCGCTTGTGGGGCTGGCCGTCATGGGCGTTGGCTGGCCGACCGACGGGAGCATGATCTACCTCTCGCCCGCCCCGCTCTACCATGCGGCCCCGCTTGGCTGGTGCACAACCGCGCACCGGCTCGGCGCGACGATCGTGGTCATGGAGAAGTTCGGTCCGGAAACCGCGCTGGCCGCGATCGAGAAATACAAGGTCACCGACAGCCAGTGGGTCCCGACCCACTTCGTGCGCATGCTCAAGCTCGATCCCTCCATCCGCACGAAATACGACCTGTCGAGCCACCAGCGCGCCATCCACGCGGCCGCACCCTGCCCGGTACCGGTCAAGCGCGAGATGATCGAATGGTGGGGCCCGATTATCGTCGAATATTACGCCGGCTCCGAAGGCATCGGCATGACGCTGATCAAGAGCGAGGACTGGCTGGCCCACCCCGGCTCGGTCGGTCGTGCGATCCACGGCGTGCTGCACGTCTGCGATGCTGACGGGAACGAGGTGCCGGCCGGCACCGACGGCCTGCTCTATTTCGAAAACGACAAGATCCCGACCTATCACAACGATCCGGAGAAGACCCGCGATGCCATGCACCCGAAGGGCTGGATGACGCTGGGCGATATCGGCCACGTCGACGGGGACGGCTTCCTCTACCTCACCGACCGCAAGAGCCACATGATCATCTCGGGCGGGGTGAACATCTACCCGCAGGAGATCGAGAACCTCCTTGTCACGCACGAGAAGGTGATGGACGCCGCCGTGATCGGCGCGCCTTGTCCGGACTTCGGGGAGAAGGTCGTCGCGGTGGTGCAGCCGATGGACATGGGTGAAGCCGGCGAAGCGCTCGAGGCCGAGCTGCGCGATTTCCTCAGCCCCCAGCTTGCCAAGATCAAGATGCCCAAGCTGTTCGACTTCCGCGCGCAATTGCCGCGCGAGGCCAATGGCAAGCTCTACAAGCGCGAACTGCGCGACGAATACCAGAAGAAGGCCGAAGCAGAGACGGAGCAGGCGTGATGGCAACCATGGAGAGACCGACACTCGACCGCGAGACCGCTCGCGAAGTCGTGGACCCGGCAAGCTACGCCGCATGGGACCCGCTGCTCGACACCTTCGACCGGCTGCGCGAGGAGAACCCCGTCGCCTGGATCGAGCCGGGCGAGGAATATGCCCACCCGCCCTTCTGGCTGGTCACGCGCTATGACGACGTGATGCGCATGTCGAAGGACAATGCGACCTTCCTCAACAATCCGCACACGGTCGTCTTCAGCCTGACCGAGGGGATCGAATTCGCCAAGGCGATGACCGGCGGCAGCGAGCATCTCGTCGCCAGCCTCGTCACCTTCGACGGGCCGATCCACATGAAGTACCGCAAGCTGACGCAGGAATGGTTCATGCCCAAGAACCTGCGATCGGTGGAGGACGAGATCCGCGAAATCGCCACCGCCGCGGTGGACCGCCTGCTTGCCGAAGGCGAGGAGGTCGATTTCGTGAAGGCGGTCAGCGCGCCCTATCCGCTGCACGTCGTAATGCAGATCATGGGCGTGCCCGAGGAAGACGAGCCGCGCATGCTGATGCTCACCCAGCAGCTGTTCGGCGGGCAGGACGACGATCTCAACCAGTCCGGCATCAAGGATCTGCCGCCCGAAGCGATCACCCAGCTGGTCGCGGGCGCTGTGGCCGATTTCGAAGCCTATTTCGCCAAACTTACCGCCGAACGGCGCGCCAACCCGACCGGCGATGTCGCCAGTACCATCGCCAATGCGGTGATCGACGGCGAGCCGCTCAACGACCGCGACATGATGGGCTATTACATCATCCTCGCCGCCGCCGGGCACGATACGACGAGCGCCAGCACGGCAGGTGCGATGCTCGCCCTGGCGAAGGACCCGGAGCAATGGGCGAAGGTGAAGGCCGACCGCTCGCTGCTCGGCGGGATCGTCGAGGAAGCGATCCGCTGGACCACGCCGGTGCAGCACTTCATGCGCACCGCTGCCGAGGATACCGAGGTCGGCGGGCAGCAGATCGCCAAGGGCGACTGGCTGATGATGAACTACGTCGCCGCCAATCACGACCCTGCCGTGTTCGACAACCCGCGCAAGTTCGATGCCGCCCGCAGCCCCAACCGCCACCTTGCCTTCGGGGCGGGCGCGCACCAATGCCTCGGCCTACACCTTGCGCGGCTTGAGATGCGCATCCTGTTCGAGACCCTGCTCGACCGGATCGACAGCGTCGAACTGGCGGGCGAGCCGAAGCGGGCGAAATCGACCTTCGTCGGCGGGCTCAAGACACTGCCGCTCCGCCTCAAGGCAAGCTGAAGTCACGAACGTCCGAATTGAAGACAAACGTCCGCGATTGCGGGAGAAATCGTACTATCGATTTCCGATTTTCCTACCCAAACACCCCCCGTTCTGCTAACTGATTGGCATGGATAAAACAGTAGGACGATGGGCTTTCGGCTCCGGCTGAGAGCGCGGCGCACTGCGCATTTGAGGGGAGGGAATCATGACATTGCTGGAACCCTATAACGCGCCTTTCGCGATAGCCTTGCTGTTGATGGTAGCGCTGCTGGTGATCCAGGTGCTGGGCGTGCTCGATATCGACTTGGATATCGACACCGATGGCGATGGAGCCATCGGCGCGGGACCTGTCGACGGGCTGCTGACGCTGCTCGGCCTCGGCCGGGTGCCGTTGACCGTGTGGCTGGTCGTGTTCCTGTTCCTCTTCGCGGCCCTCGGCCTGGGGATACAGGAGCTTGGATCAAGCTTCACCGGCAATCCGCTCGATGCGTGGCTGGCCGGTGTCCTCGCCGGCGCAGCCGCATTGCCGGTGACCTCGATCATCGCGAGGCCCCTGGGTCGGATCCTGCCGCAGGACGAAACCAGTGCGGTGGGCATCGACACGCTGGTGGGCCGACGCGCAAGCATCACCGAAGGTATCGCAAGGGCAGGCTCGCCCGCCCGCGCCCGGGTGAAAGACGTGCATGGGCAATCGCATTACGTGATGGTCGAACCGCACGAGAGCGCATCCGAATTCCACGCCGGCGACGAGGTCCTCCTCGTCCGCCGCGAGGACAACACATTCTACGGCACAGCGCTGGCCGAACGCCGCCTGTCGCCTGCTTGAAATCGAGAAGGAGAAGAAATGGACATTCTTTCCAACACACTGGTCCTGATCGTGGCCGGCATCGTCGCCGTGCTCACGCTGGGACTGTTCCTGGCCAAACTCTATCGCCGCGCATCGAAGGAAGTCGCCTTCGTGCGAACCGGTGTCGGCGGCGAGAAGGTCGTGATGAATGGCGGCGCGCTGGTGCTGCCGGTCTTCCACGAAACCATGCCGGTCAACATGAACACGCTGGTGCTCTCGGTCGTCCGCCGCGACGGCGAGGCGCTGATCACGCTCGACCGCCTGCGGATCGACGTGAAGGCGGAGTTCTACGTCCGCGTGAAGCCCGATAGCGAAGCCATTGCCATGGCCGCGCAGACCCTCGGCCAGCGCACGATGCAGCCGGAAATGCTGAAGGACCTCGTCGAAGGCAAGTTCGTCGACGCGCTGCGCAGCGTGGCTGCCGGCATGACGATGAACGAGTTGCACGAACAGCGGGCGGATTTCGTCCAGAAGGTGCAGCAGGTGTCGTCGAACGACCTCGCCATGAACGGCCTGGAGCTTGAATCGGTCTCGCTGACCGGTCTCGACCAGACCAGCATCGAGCACTTCAACGCCAACAACGCCTTCGACGCCGAAGGTCTCACCAAGCTGACCGAGCAGATCGAGGCGCGCAAGAAACTGCGCAACGACATCGAACAGGACACGCGCGTGCAGATGGAGACGAAGAACCTCGAGGCGGACGCCCGCAGCTTCGAAATCGGGCGCGACAAGGAATATGCCCGCCTCCAGCAGGAGCGCGAGGTGGAAATCCGCCGCGCCGCGCAGTCTTCGGAAATCGCGCGCGAACAGGCCGAGCGCCAGCGCGAAGCCGACGCCGCGCGGATCGAGGCGAAGAAGCAGGTCGACGCCCAGCAGATCGAGGCCGACCGTCTCGTCGAGGAAGCGCGTATCGACCAGCAGCGCGCCCTCGAAATCGCCCGGCAGGAACAGCAGATCGCGGTCCAGAACAAGAGCCGCGAGGAAAGCCAGGCCAAGGCCGAAGCTGACGAGGCCCGTGCCAAGGCGGTCGCTGCCGAGGAACAGGTCGCAACCAGCCGCGAGACCGAAATCGCCGAGCGTCAGAAGCGCATCGAGCTGATCGAGGCCTCGAAGCAGGCAGAGCGTGACGCGATCAAGATCCGCGTCGATGCCGAAGCCGAAAAGGATGCGGCCTCCAACCGCGCCGAAGCCATCCGCCGCGAAGCGGAAGGCGAGGCCGAAGCCGAGAAGCTGCGGGCCGAAGCTGCCCGCGTGCGCTTCGAAGTCGAGGCTGCCGGTCAGCGGGCGATCAACGAGGCGGCGAACATTCTGTCGTCCGACCAGATCAGCCTGCAGACCAAGATGGCGCTGCTCAAGGTCCTGCCGGAACTGGTCCGCGAAAGCGCCAAGCCGATGGAAGCGATCGAGAGCATCAAGATCGTCCAGGTCGACGGCCTCACCAATGGCGGCGGCAAGTCGTCGGGCGGTGCGGCTTCGGCCGGCGGCTCGGGCAACCTCGCGACCGACGCGGTCAGCGCAGCGCTCGCCTACCGGGCGCAGGCGCCGGTGCTCGACGGGCTGATGAAGGAACTGGGCCTCGACGGCTCGAGCCTCAACAGCCTGGTCAAGGGTCCGGCCGAGCAGACCGCAGGGTTCGTGGTCGAGGACAAGGCCGAAAAGGCCCCTAAGGACGAGGCTTCGGCAAAGCCCGAGAAAAAGGCCTTGCCTGCTAACGGCAAGCCGAAGGGCGAAAGCAAGCCTGCCGACGCCTGAGGCCGACAATGGCAATTATGGAAAGGGGGGCGCAAACGCGTCCCCCTTTTTCGTTGCGCAGGGGGGAGACTTGGGCCTAACCGCGCGGCCATGACCGACGCTTCTTCTTGGATTATGCCGCCCGAATGGGCTGCGCAGGACTGGCTCTGGATCGGCTTCCCGCACGATGCGGACGAATGGCCCGAGGTGCTGCCGCGCGCGCAGGAACAGATCGCCGCCTTCGCCAGCGCAGTTGCCGAAAGCGGGCAGGAAGTGCGGCTCTTGGTGCGCGACGATGCCAACGAGGCGCGTGCGCGGTCGCTCGTGACTGGCGGCGTCAAGCTGGAGCGGCGCGCCTATGGCGATGTCTGGCTGCGCGATACCGGTCCGCTGGTGGTTGCCAATGCCGCGGGCGAGCGGGCCGCGCGGCGTTTCGGTTTCAACGGCTGGGGCGGCAAGTACCTTATGGAAGGCGACCAGACCATCGGCGCCGAACTGGCGCGCGACGAAGGCCTGGCACTCGATACGGCGGACTGGATTCTCGAAGGGGGCGCAGTGGACGGCGACGGCACCGGCCTCGTCGCAACGACCGAGCAATGCCTGCTCAACCCCAATCGCAACCCCCATTTGTCCCGCGAAGAGCTCGAACAACGGCTCGCGCGCGATCTCGGCTTTACCCGCGTGCTGTGGCTGGGAGACGGGCTGGTCAACGACCACACCGACGGCCATGTCGACAACCTCGCGCGCTTCGTTGCGCCCAATACGCTGGTGATCCCGCGGGCTACGGGAAGCGGCGACCCCAATGCGGAAATCTATGCCGATGCCAAGCGGCGAGCAGAGGCAGCGGGGGTCGAGGTGCGCGAAATCCCTTCGCCCGGTCTGGTGACCAGCGGCGACCATGTCGAGCCGGCAAGCTACGTCAATTTCGCCATCACCAGCCATCTCGTGGTCGTGCCGACATTCGGCAGCCCGCATGACGAGGAAGGCGTCTCTGCCATCGCCGACCTGTTCCCCGACCGGGCCACCATCGGCCTGCCGGGCGACGCCGTGCTGGCAGGTGGCGGCAGCTTCCACTGCGCCAGCCAGCAGATGCCCTCGGCAGGGCGGAAGCCTTAACACTTCGTTAGGGTTTGCAGGCGAGAATGGCCGCATGGCCAAGGCTATCGCTCTTGCACGCACGCATGTTCCGTCGATCCCGGCGGCCGAAATGGTGCGCATGGCTGTCGTGAGCGGCTGCGGGTTCGCACTGGCCCTCGCCGGACCGGCCCTGCCTTTCTAAGCGACCTAGGCGAACGCCTTCCACAAGGCGCCCACGGCGGCTGCGCCCAGCACCACGCCCACGCAGATCCGCCAGGTGCGGTCCTCGATCCTGCCCGACGCCCGGTTGCCAAGCCAATTGCCCAGCAACACCGCCGGGAACAGCACCAACGCGAACAGCGCCAGCTTCCAGTCGAGCACGCCGATTGCACTGCCGCTGACAAGGCCCGTGGTCGATGCGCAGGTGAAGATCAGCAGCATGGATGCCTTGGCCGTCTCGCGCGGAATGTCGCGCCCCACGTAATAGGGCACGACCGGCGGCCCCGGCATCCCGGCATACCCCGTCATCAATCCGCTCAGCACTCCGACACTGGCCGTGGTGGCGGGGTGATGGTCCAGCGCGCCGCGACGCGGCAAAAGCACGGCGACGAAGGCGGACAAGGCGATGAAGGCAATCACCACGCGGGCGAGCGCGGGCGTGGTGATGCTGAGCAGGTAGAGGCCCACCGGCGTCGTCACCGCGACCAGCGCGATAATCGCCCAAGCCGATTTCTCCGCCTCGCGCAGCAGCCTGCGGATTTCGGAAAGCCCGATGAAGACCGAGAGGAAATTGGTCAGCAGGACGGCATGGACAGGTGACAGTGCCAGCGCGAGGATAGGCACGATCAGGATCGCCATGCCAAAGCCCGTGAGGCCGCGCACGAAGGCGGAGCCGAATGCGGCCAGGAGCGCGGCGGTAATCGCCGCCGGTCCATACCCCGCGAGCAGTTCCATCGGTTTCGCTCAGCCTTCGCGCAGGTCCGGCGGGGTCGCGTCGTCCTTCAGCATCGCGATCGCCTCGTCGAGGCTCATCACCTTCTGGTGCTGCTGGCCGAGCGTACGCACTGCGACAGTGCCTTCTTCCGCCTCGCGCATGCCGACGACCAGCAGGTGCGGGACCTTGGCATGGCTGTGCTCGCGCACCTTGTAGTTGATCTTCTCGTTGCGCAGGTCGCTTTCGACGCGGATGCCTGCCGCCTTGAGCTTCTCGACTGCTTCCTTCGCATAGCCGTCCGCATCGGACACGATGGTCGCGACGACGGCCTGGACCGGCGCAAGCCAGGTCGGCAGGCGACCGGCGAAGTGTTCGATCAGAATGCCGATGAAGCGTTCGTAGGACCCGAAGATCGCGCGGTGCAGCATGACCGGGCGGTGCTTCTCGCCGTCCTCGCCGACATAGGTCGCATCGAGACGGTCGGGTAGCACGCGGTCGCCCTGGATCGTGCCGACCTGCCAGGTGCGGCCGATGGCATCGGTGAGGTGCCATTCAAGCTTGGGCGCGTAGAAGGCGCCTTCGCCGGTCAGTTCTTCCCACCCGTATTCCTCGTTCGCCATGCCGGCTTCGGCCACGGCATCGCGCAGTTCCTGCTCGGCCTTGTCCCAGTCCGCCTCGCTGCCGAAGCGCTTTTCGGGGCGCAGGGCGAGCTTGACGTGATAGCTGAAGCCGAAGTCCCGATAGACTTCGTCGGCCAGCCTGCAGAAGGCGCGGACTTCCTCGACGACCTGGCTCTCGGTGCAGAAGATATGCGCATCGTCCTGCGTGAACTGGCGCACGCGCATCAGGCCGTGAAGCGCGCCGTGCGGTTCGTTGCGGTGGCAGCAGCCCATTTCGCCCAGCCGGATCGGCAGGTCGCGATAGGAGGTGATGCCCTGCTTGAACACGAGCACGTGCGCCGGGCAGTTCATCGGCTTGATCGCCATCCATTCAGCGTCGTCGGCGACCTTGGGCGAGGCGGCGGTTTCGCCGTCATCACCCACTTCGGGCACGATGTCGGGGACCGCGAACATGTTCTCGGCATATTTCCCCCAGTGGCCCGACTGGGTCCACTGTCGCACGTCCATCAGCTGCGGCGTCTTGATCTCGCGATAGCCCGCGCCGTCCATCTTGCGGCGCATGTAAGCTTCGAGCTCGCGCCAGATGCGGTAGCCCTTGGGATGCCAGAAGACGCTGCCATGCGCCTCTTCTTGGAGATGGAAAAGGTCCATCTCGCGGCCGAGCTTGCGGTGGTCGCGCTTGGCGGCTTCCTCGAGGCGCGTCAGGTGCGCATTGAGCTGCTTCTTGTTGAGCCAGCCGGTGCCGTAGATGCGCGTGAGCTGCGCGTTCTTCTGGTCGCCGCGCCAATAGGCCCCTGCGACACGCATCAGCTTGAAGGCATCGGGGTCGAGCTTGCCGGTCGACGCAAGGTGCGGGCCGCGGCACATGTCGAGCCAGTCTTCGCCCGACCAGTAGACCGTCAGTTCCTCGTTCTCGGGGAGTTCCTTCGCCCATTCAGCCTTGAAGACCTCGCCCTCGGCCTCCCACTTCGCGATCAGCTGTTCGCGGCTCCACACTTCGCGGCGCAGCGGCTTGTCCGCGCGGATGATGCGGCGCATTTCCTCTTCGATCGCGGGCAGGTCGTCCATGCTGAACGGCTCGCGCGTGGCGGGGGCCTTCACGTCGTAATAGAAGCCGTCGTCGGTCGCCGGGCCGAAAGTGATCTGCGTGCCCGGGAAGAGCGACTGGACCGCTTCGGCAAGGACGTGCGCGAAATC
This genomic interval carries:
- a CDS encoding ferritin-like domain-containing protein, with protein sequence MTSRRQSVAAAIRAALLTGDKTSKVFAARQVARNWRLGRLEAVFDCPMPDRPAWPDDLVLAAPGQMPKRGKGGSERGRIALWHALAHIEFVAIDLALDMAGRFGESMGEEFVSDFLAVAADEAMHFALLERKLATLGSYYGALPAHDGLWSAAQDTAHDVAARLAIVPMVLEARGLDVTPATLERVRAQGDENGARILKRILDDEIRHVAYGAKHFRALCKARGENPPESWQKLVRTHFSGGLKPPFNDSARSTAGLSRDFYATIA
- a CDS encoding flotillin family protein, with product MDILSNTLVLIVAGIVAVLTLGLFLAKLYRRASKEVAFVRTGVGGEKVVMNGGALVLPVFHETMPVNMNTLVLSVVRRDGEALITLDRLRIDVKAEFYVRVKPDSEAIAMAAQTLGQRTMQPEMLKDLVEGKFVDALRSVAAGMTMNELHEQRADFVQKVQQVSSNDLAMNGLELESVSLTGLDQTSIEHFNANNAFDAEGLTKLTEQIEARKKLRNDIEQDTRVQMETKNLEADARSFEIGRDKEYARLQQEREVEIRRAAQSSEIAREQAERQREADAARIEAKKQVDAQQIEADRLVEEARIDQQRALEIARQEQQIAVQNKSREESQAKAEADEARAKAVAAEEQVATSRETEIAERQKRIELIEASKQAERDAIKIRVDAEAEKDAASNRAEAIRREAEGEAEAEKLRAEAARVRFEVEAAGQRAINEAANILSSDQISLQTKMALLKVLPELVRESAKPMEAIESIKIVQVDGLTNGGGKSSGGAASAGGSGNLATDAVSAALAYRAQAPVLDGLMKELGLDGSSLNSLVKGPAEQTAGFVVEDKAEKAPKDEASAKPEKKALPANGKPKGESKPADA
- a CDS encoding M23 family metallopeptidase, giving the protein MISKRSTIAVTMLAAGMSIAAAPAHAETNAAAAAVGAIDVSKVTAENAGEADEQFTELFAKWENPGQASLLTAGPKVSVPSRMPLENTRLTSDYGMRTHPVLGRRMGHKGVDLAAPTGTPIYATADGVVSKAEKFSSYGNFVSIEHGARIQTRYAHMSRIAVADGARVKKGDIIGYVGSTGRSTGPHLHYEVRIDGSAVNPVPYMVESSAQQAFALAIGEGGQGGADEN
- a CDS encoding acyl-CoA synthetase, giving the protein MHPITHAQARPDHPAIIMAGSGKMVSYGEMDAYANRFAQLMRARGLNRGDHVAILMENNAEYLQLVWGAQRCGIMMVPISTRLTAPEICYILDDAGAKLLITTHAFDEVMQDIRRECAGVPVLLVGGSGEESLEDALAAQPAEPIADPLPGQYMLYSSGTTGRPKGIRPAPPDDDDVLAVTPLVGLAVMGVGWPTDGSMIYLSPAPLYHAAPLGWCTTAHRLGATIVVMEKFGPETALAAIEKYKVTDSQWVPTHFVRMLKLDPSIRTKYDLSSHQRAIHAAAPCPVPVKREMIEWWGPIIVEYYAGSEGIGMTLIKSEDWLAHPGSVGRAIHGVLHVCDADGNEVPAGTDGLLYFENDKIPTYHNDPEKTRDAMHPKGWMTLGDIGHVDGDGFLYLTDRKSHMIISGGVNIYPQEIENLLVTHEKVMDAAVIGAPCPDFGEKVVAVVQPMDMGEAGEALEAELRDFLSPQLAKIKMPKLFDFRAQLPREANGKLYKRELRDEYQKKAEAETEQA
- a CDS encoding agmatine deiminase family protein, with amino-acid sequence MTDASSWIMPPEWAAQDWLWIGFPHDADEWPEVLPRAQEQIAAFASAVAESGQEVRLLVRDDANEARARSLVTGGVKLERRAYGDVWLRDTGPLVVANAAGERAARRFGFNGWGGKYLMEGDQTIGAELARDEGLALDTADWILEGGAVDGDGTGLVATTEQCLLNPNRNPHLSREELEQRLARDLGFTRVLWLGDGLVNDHTDGHVDNLARFVAPNTLVIPRATGSGDPNAEIYADAKRRAEAAGVEVREIPSPGLVTSGDHVEPASYVNFAITSHLVVVPTFGSPHDEEGVSAIADLFPDRATIGLPGDAVLAGGGSFHCASQQMPSAGRKP
- a CDS encoding sulfite exporter TauE/SafE family protein, yielding MELLAGYGPAAITAALLAAFGSAFVRGLTGFGMAILIVPILALALSPVHAVLLTNFLSVFIGLSEIRRLLREAEKSAWAIIALVAVTTPVGLYLLSITTPALARVVIAFIALSAFVAVLLPRRGALDHHPATTASVGVLSGLMTGYAGMPGPPVVPYYVGRDIPRETAKASMLLIFTCASTTGLVSGSAIGVLDWKLALFALVLFPAVLLGNWLGNRASGRIEDRTWRICVGVVLGAAAVGALWKAFA
- a CDS encoding peroxiredoxin; this translates as MSTYDVGDAFPDFSMETPDGGTVTKGDLSGLKAVVFFYPKDNTPGCTTEAKDFSALKGEFDKAGVRLLGVSKDSPKKHQNFIAKHTLTVDLATDAEEGGLSDELGVWTEKQMYGKTYMGMVRSTFLLAGDGTILRIWPKVKVKGHAEEVLEAARGA
- a CDS encoding OB-fold-containig protein; this encodes MTLLEPYNAPFAIALLLMVALLVIQVLGVLDIDLDIDTDGDGAIGAGPVDGLLTLLGLGRVPLTVWLVVFLFLFAALGLGIQELGSSFTGNPLDAWLAGVLAGAAALPVTSIIARPLGRILPQDETSAVGIDTLVGRRASITEGIARAGSPARARVKDVHGQSHYVMVEPHESASEFHAGDEVLLVRREDNTFYGTALAERRLSPA
- a CDS encoding cytochrome P450; translation: MERPTLDRETAREVVDPASYAAWDPLLDTFDRLREENPVAWIEPGEEYAHPPFWLVTRYDDVMRMSKDNATFLNNPHTVVFSLTEGIEFAKAMTGGSEHLVASLVTFDGPIHMKYRKLTQEWFMPKNLRSVEDEIREIATAAVDRLLAEGEEVDFVKAVSAPYPLHVVMQIMGVPEEDEPRMLMLTQQLFGGQDDDLNQSGIKDLPPEAITQLVAGAVADFEAYFAKLTAERRANPTGDVASTIANAVIDGEPLNDRDMMGYYIILAAAGHDTTSASTAGAMLALAKDPEQWAKVKADRSLLGGIVEEAIRWTTPVQHFMRTAAEDTEVGGQQIAKGDWLMMNYVAANHDPAVFDNPRKFDAARSPNRHLAFGAGAHQCLGLHLARLEMRILFETLLDRIDSVELAGEPKRAKSTFVGGLKTLPLRLKAS